The following DNA comes from Streptomyces globosus.
CACCCGCCACAACCTGAGCTGGCGGAACAACGACGGCACCTTCAAGGTCATCGGCGGCTACGACTACGTCACCCTGCCGCTGAACAAGCCCGTCACGATCAAGGTCGAGGCGAAGGCGAAGACGGCCGGCGTGCACAGCGGCATCCTGCAGCTGGACGACGAGAACACCGAGGGCATCGACAAGCAGGTCCTGGCCACGGTCGTCGCCGCGGCCCCGCTGGCGAAGCCGTCGTTCACCTTCTCGGACACCTCGTCCGTGCAGCGCAACAGCCACAAGTCGTACTTCGTCACCGTGCCGCAGGGCGCGAAGTCCCTCGAGGTCGCCCTCGGCGGTCTCGCGGCGGGCAGCCAGACGCGCTTCATCTCGATCCACCCGTACGGCCTGGGTGTCGAGGACAGCTCCACCACGCAGTGCTACCCGAACTACGACAACCCGGCGAACAAGTGCCGCCCCGACCTGCGCTCGTACGAGAACCCGCAGCCGGGCGTCTGGGAGATCGAGGTCGAGTCGCGCCGCACGTCGCCGCTGCTCGACAACCCCTTCAAGCTGGACGTGAGCATCCTCGGCGCGGCCTTCGACCCTGCGGTCCAGGTCCTGCCCGAGGTGAAGCAGGGCACCCCGGCGCCGGTCCAGTGGACGGTGAAGAACGACGCCGCGGCCATCTCCGGCGGCAAGCTCCAGGGCGGTTCCCTCGGCTCCGCGAAGGTCGCCAGGCCGACCATCGCGGACGGTGAGCAGCAGACCACGACGGTGACCGTCGGCGAGGGCGTCTCGCGCCTCGACGTGGCCATCGGCAAGACCTCGGACACCGGCGCCGACCTCGACCTCGACGTCTTCAAGGACGGCGTGAAGGTCGGCTCCTCCGCCGACGGCGACTCCGAGGAGACCGTGAGCCTGGTGAACCCTGGCGCCGGCACCTACACCATCGTGGTCACCGGCTACGCGGTTCCGGCCGGCTCCACCGCGTACGACTACCGCGACGTGTACTTCTCCTCCGCCCTGGGCTCCGTCCAGGTCGACGAGAACGCCGCGGTGAACCTCGCGAACGGCGCCTCGGCGAGCGTCTCGGCGAACGTCGTGGCGGGCAGCCCGGCGCCCGAGGGCCGGCAGTTCTTCGGCGAGGTCAAGCTGCTGAACGCCCGCGGCACCGCCGCCGGCACCGGCAGCGTCCAGATCGAGAAGGTCGCCTCCTGACCTGACCGTGTGGCGAAGGGGCGGGTGCCGACGGCGCCCGCCCCTTCCGCTTGCCCCGCCGCCGCGCCGGGACCAGCCCCGACCTGCGCAGACGTCCGCCGAGCCCGGAACATCGTCCGCTCCTCGGACAATGGATTGGACAAGCCTTGTGGGGTCGAACGCATGATGGCTCCACGCGCCCGAGTCGTACGCACCAAAAGGAGTCACCGTGAGGGTTGGAATCGTCGGAGCCACCGGCCAGGTCGGCGGAGTCATGCTCAGCATCCTGGCCGAGCGCAAGTTCCCGGTCGACGAGCTGCGCCTCTTCGCCTCCGCCCGCTCCGCGGGCTCCACCCTGGAGTGGCAGGGCCGGGAGATCACCGTCGAGGACGCCGCCACGGCCGACTACAGCGGCCTGGACATCGTGCTGTTCTCCGCGGGCGGCGCCACCTCCAAGGCCCTCGCCGAGAAGGTCGCCTCCCAGGGCGCCGTGGTGATCGACAACTCCTCCGCCTGGCGCCGCGACCCCGAGGTGCCGCTCGTCGTCTCCGAGGTGAACCCCCACGCGGTCGCGAACCGCCCCAAGGGCATCATCGCCAACCCGAACTGCACCACCATGGCCGCCATGCCGGTGCTGCGCCCCCTCCACGACGAGGCCGGGCTGGAGGCGCTGATCGCCACCACCTACCAGGCCGTGTCGGGCTCCGGCCTCGCCGGCGTCGCCGAGCTCGACGGCCAGGTGAAGCAGGTCGCCGAGCGGGCCGCCGAGCTGGCCCACGACGGCGGGGCCGTCGACTTCCCGGAGCCGGGCGTCTACAAGCGCCCCATCGCCTTCAACGTGCTCCCGCTGGCCGGCTCGATCGTGGACGACGGCTCCTTCGAGACCGACGAGGAGCAGAAGCTCCGCAACGAGTCCCGCAAGATCCTGGAGATCCCGGACCTGAAGGTCTCGGGCACCTGCGTGCGCGTCCCCGTCTTCTCGGGCCACTCCCTCCAGGTCAACGCCCGCTTCGCCCGCCCGATCAGCGTGGAGCGCGCCTACGAGCTGCTGAAGGACGCGCCGGGCGTCGAGCTGTCGGAGATCCCGACCCCCCTCCAGGCCGCCGGCAGGGACGCCTCGTACGTGGGCCGCATCCGCGTCGACGAGACCGTCGAGCACGGCCTCGCGCTCTTCCTCTCGGGCGACAACCTGCGCAAGGGCGCCGCGCTGAACGCGGTGCAGATCGCGGAGCTCGTCGCCGAGGAGCTCGGCCGGTCCTGACTCCGGCGCGCAGGGGTGGTGCCGGGTGCCGGTGCCACCCCTGCGGCGTACCCGGGGCGGCGGCTTCGAATCCGCCGGGTGGAGACCGCTGCGGCATGCAAGGATGACCGCGAACGTCACCATCGAAGGAGATGAAACGCGTGCCTGGCACGAATCTGACCCGTGAAGAGGCTCAGCAGCGGGCGAAGCTGCTCAGCGTCGATTCGTACGAGATCGACCTCGATCTGAGCGGCGCGCAGGAGGGCGGTACGTACCCCTCCGTGACGACCGTGCGGTTCCAGAGCGCCGAGGCGGGCGCCGAGACCTTCATCGACCTGGTCGCCCCGGCCGTGCACGAGGTCGTCCTGAACGGCAAGTCCCTGGACGTCGCCGCCGTCTTCCGGGACTCCCGCATCCGGCTGCCGCACCTCCTCCAGGGTGCCAACGAGCTGAAGGTCGTCGCGGACTGCGCGTACACCAACACGGGCGAGGGCCTGCACCGCTTCGTCGACCCGGTCGACCAGCAGGCCTACCTGTACACCCAGTTCGAGGTGCCGGACGCGCGGCGTGTGTTCGCCAGCTTCGAGCAGCCCGACCTGAAGGCGACGTTCCAGTTCACGGTGACGGCACCCGAGGGCTGGACGGTGGTCTCGAACTCGCCGACGCCGGACGCCGCCGACGTCAAGGACAACGTGTGGCGCTTCGCGCCCACCCCGCGGATCTCGACGTACATCACGGCGCTCGTCGCCGGCCCGTACCACGCGGTGCACAGCACGTACGAGGGCCCGGACGGCCAGGTCGTGCCGCTCGGCATCTACTGCCGCCCCTCCCTGGCGGAGTTCCTGGACGCCGACGCGATCTTCGACGTGACGCGGCAGGGCTTCGACTGGTTCCAGGAGAAGTTCGCCTACGACTACCCGTTCGCCAAGTACGACCAGCTGTTCGTGCCGGAGTTCAACGCGGGCGCGATGGAGAACGCGGGTGCGGTCACCATCCGCGACCAGTACGTCTTCCGCTCGAAGGTGACGGACGCCGCGTACGAGGTGCGCGCCGAGACCATCCTCCACGAGCTCGCGCACATGTGGTTCGGCGACCTGGTCACCATGGAGTGGTGGAACGACCTGTGGCTGAACGAGTCGTTCGCGACGTACACCTCGATCGCCTGCCAGGCGTACGCGGAGGGCTCGAAGTGGCCCCACGCGTGGACCACCTTCGCCAACTCGATGAAGACGTGGGCCTACCGGCAGGACCAGCTGCCCTCCACGCACCCGATCATGGCGGACATCCGCGACCTCGACGACGTCCTGGTCAACTTCGACGGGATCACCTACGCCAAGGGCGCGTCGGTCCTCAAGCAGCTTGTCGCCTACGTCGGCATGGAGGCGTTCTTCAAGGGCGTGCAGGCGTACTTCAAGGCGCACGCCTTCGCCAACACGCGCCTGTCGGACCTGCTGGGCGCCCTGGAGGAGACCTCCGGCCGCGACCTGGCCGCCTGGTCCAAGGCATGGCTGGAGACCGCCGGCATCAACGTCCTGCGGCCGCGCATCGAGACCGGCGCCGACGGCGTGATCACCTCCTTCGCGGTCAGCCAGGAGGCCCCGGCGCTCCCCGCGGGCGCCCAGGGCGAGCCGACGCTGCGCCCGCACCGGATCGCGATCGGCCTGTACGACCTCGACGGCGGCCGCCTCGTGCGCACCGACCGGATCGAGCTGGACGTCGACGGCGCGCTCACGGAGGTGCCGGAGCTGGTCGGCCGCGCCCGCCCGGCCGTCGTGCTGCTGAACGACGACGACCTCTCGTACGCCAAGGTGCGCCTCGACGAGGTGTCCCTGGCGAACGTCACGGCGCACCTGGGCGACTTCACCGACTCGCTGCCCCGCGCGCTGTGCTGGGCGTCGGCGTGGGACATGACCCGCGACGGCGAGCTCGCGACCCGCGACTACCTGGCGCTGGTCCTGTCGGGCATCGGCAAGGAGTCGGACATCGGCGTCGTGCAGTCGCTGCACCGCCAGGTGAAGCTGGCCCTCGACCTGTACGCCGACCCGGCGTGGCGCGAGGAGGGCCTGGCCGCGTGGACCGAGGCCGCGCTGGAGCACCTGCGCGCCGCGGAGCCGGGCAGCGACCACCAGCTGGCGTGGGCACGGGCGTTCGCGGCGACGGCCCGCACCGAGGAGCAGCTGACCTACCTGAAGGCCCTGCTGGACGGCGTGGCCGAGATCGAGGGTCTGGCCGTCGACACCGAGCTGCGCTGGGCGTTCCTGGAGCGGCTGGCGGCGACCGGCGTCTCCGACGAGGCGGCCATCGCGGCCGAGCTGGAGCGCGACCCCACGGCGGCCGGCGAGCGCCACGCGGCGACCGCGCGGGCGGCCCGCCCGACGGCCGAGGCGAAGGCCGCGGCCTGGGCTTCGGTGGTGGAGTCCGGCGACCTCCCGAACGCCGTGCAGGAGGCGGTGATCGGCGGGTTCGTCCAGGCCGACCAGCGCGAGCTGCTGGCCCCGTACACGGAGAAGTACTTCGCGGCGGTCAAGGGCGTCTGGGACAGTCGCAGCCACGAGATCGCCCAGCAGGTCGCGGTCGGCCTGTACCCCTCGCTGCAGGTGTCGCAGGGCACCCTCGACGCGACGGACGCCTGGCTGGCCGCGGCCGGGCCGAACGCGGCCCTGCGCCGCCTGGTCTCGGAGTCCCGCTCGGGCGTCGAGCGCGCCCTGAAGGCACAGGCCGCCGACGCGGCCGCGGGCCGCGCCTGACGCGCACGCAGGTCTGCCGGTGCCCCGGCCCCGCCCACGGCGGGGCCGGGGCACCGGCGCGTACGGGGCCGGGGCGGCGGGTCCGCCTCAGGCGGGGTCGGCGGACGCCCGGCGGGCAGCCGCCTCCCGCAGCGCGTCCAGGGCCCGGGCGACGGCGGGCGAGGCCTCCGCTCCGCGGCGGGTCGCGGCGATGACGTGCCGGGTGGGCCGGTCGCGGGCCAGGACGCGGACGGCGACGCCGCCGGCCCGGCCGGACACCATGCGCGGGACGAGGGCGACGCCCATCCCGGCCTCGACCATGGCGAGGATCGCGGTCCAGCCGGCCGCGGTGTGCGCCTGCTCGGGGACGAAGCCCGCCGCCTCGCAGGCCGTGCGGGCGATCTCCTGCCAGGGCCCGCTGCCGCCGTAGATCCACGGCTCGCCGGAGAGGTCGGCCAGCCGGAGGTCCGGCGCGTCCGCGAGCGGGTGGTCCCGCGGGAGGGCCACGTCGAGCGGGTCCTCCAGCAGCACCATGCGGCTGAAGCGGGTGTCGCGCGCGGTGGGGGCGTGGGCCGCGAGCGAGAGGGCCAGGTCGACCGCTCCGGCGGAGAGCAGCTCGTACGACTCGCCGGCCTCGGTCTCGCGGACGCGCACCTCCAGCCCGGGCCGGGTCTCGCGCAGGATCGCGACGGCCGGGACGACCAGGGCGGGGACTGCGGTGGAGAAGGCCCCGATGCGGACCTCCCCGGTGTCGCCGGCGAGGTATCCGGCGAGGTCGGCGTCGGCCCGTTCGAGCTGGGCGAAGACGGCGTCGGCGTGCCGCAGCACGAGCCGGGCGGCGTCGGTCAGCCGGACCCGGCGGCCGCGCGCCTCCAGCAGCGGGACGCCCAACTGCCGGGCGAGCCCCGCCAGCTGCTGCGAGACGGCCGAGGGCGTCAGGTGCAGTGTCCCGGCTGTCGCGGTCACGGTGCCCTGTTCGGCCAGGGTCCGCAGGATCCGCAGCTTCTTGATGTCCCACTCGGTCATGGGCCCGAACCTACCGCCGGGCCCCCATTGCGACGCCGCCGAGGATCAGCGCCATGCACAGCAGCTCGGCGGGGCCGGTGCGCTCGCCGAGGAGCAGCAGGCCGAGCCCCGCGGCGCACACCGGCTGGAGGTGGTAGACGGCGCCGGCGCGGGCCGGGCCGATCAGTGTGACGGCCTTGTTCCAGGCGAGGAAGGCGACCGCGGAGGACATGACGCCGACGTAGAGGAGCATGCCGGCCGTGCCCGGGGTGGGGGTGAAGCCGCCCTGGAGGTGCAGGGAGACGGCGTAGGCGGGGGCCAGCATCAGCGCGCCGAGGACGAAGGTGGTCAGGAGGAAGGCCAGGCCGCCGAGTTCGGCGGGCGCACGGCGCAGCAGGGCGCTGTAGGTGGCGAAGGAGAGGGCGGCGGCGAGCATCCAGAGGTCTCCGGCGCCGAAGCGGGGGATGGGGAAGCCGTCGCCGACGAGGAGCAGGACGCCGGCCAGGGCGGTCAGCAGCCCGGCGGTGCGGCGCGGGCCGAGGCGTTCCCCGCCGGCGCGGGCGTAGAGGGCCATGACGACCGGCGAGGCGGCCATGATCATGCCCATGTTCGCGGCGGAGGTGGTCAGTCCGGCCTGGTGGACGAGGGTGTTGTAGAGGGCGACGCCGAAAAGGGAGGCGAGTGCGGTGTGCGCCAGGTGCCGGCGGATCAGGTGCCGCTGCCGCCATGCCTGCCGGGCGGCGAACGGGGCGACGGCCGCGGCGGCGATGATCCACCGCCAGAAGACGGCCTGGACGGGCGGGACGGTGTCGGCCATGCCGCGGGTGGCGACGAAGCTGCCGGACCAGACGACCGTGGCGGCCAGGGCGAGGAGTACGCCCGGCCCGGCCGCGCGGGCGGCGGCGTCGCGCAGTGGGCGGGCGGCGCGGGCGGCGCAGGCGGGCGGGGGCGGGGTGGTGCGGGTCCGGTCCGTGACGGCCACGGGTCGTCTTTCCTTCCGGTGGGGGCGGTGTGCCCCTACCGTCGCACCGGCCGATTCATCAGGTCCATCGAAAAGTTTCGACCGTTCTTTTCAGCAGAACTGAACGATCCGCCTGCGCGGGCGGAGGCTCGGGCTGCGAAGATCTGCCCGGCGACCGTTGCGCCGAAGGCGAGGGCCATCCCGGCGAGCTGCACGGGGGTGAGGTCCTGCCCGAGGACGGCCCAGCCGATGGCCGCGGCGGTCAGCGGGGACAGCGGGCCGAGCAGGGTGACGGAGGTGGCGCTGAGCTGTCCCATGCCGCGGAACCAGAGCCAGTACGCGATCCCGGTGTTGACCAGCATCATGTAGCCGTAGCCGAGGAGGGCCCGGCCGTCGAGCGCGGGCGGAGCCCCTTCGGCGAGTGCGGCGAGGGGGGCGATGGCGAGCCCGCCGGCGGTGAGCTGCCAGCCGGTGGCGGCGAGCGGGCCGACGCCTGCGGGGCGCCCCCAGCGCTTGGTCATCACGGTGCCGGCGGCCATGGACGCGGAGGAGACGACTCCGGCGGCGATGCCGAGGGCGTCGAGGCGGGCCTGAGCGGTCAGGACGACCATGCCGACCCCGAACGCGGCGGCGATGGCGGCGAGGACGGTCCGGAGCTCGGCGCGCTCGCCGAGCAGGACGGCGGCGAGCCCGACGACGAAGAGCGGCCCGGCCGAGCCGAGGACGGCGGCGACCCCGCCCGGTAGGCGGTAGGCGGAGAGGAAGAGCAGCGGGAAGAAGGCCCCGATGTTGAGGGTGCCGAGTACGGCGGACTTCCACCACCAGCTGCCCGAGGGGAGGGTGCGGGAGAGCGCGGTCAGCAGCAGTCCGGCGGGCAGGGCCCGCATGGCCGCGGTGAACAGGGGCCGGTCGGGCGGCAGGAGTTCGGTGGCGACGGCGTAGGTGGAGCCCCAGGAGACCGGGGCGAGGGCGGTCAGGGCGAGGGTGGCGGGGCGGTTCACGGCGGCTCCTCGGGAGGCGGAGGGGACCGGCGGGCTCGGTGCCGTCGGCGCGGTGGTGCGGCGGCCGCGGGTCAGGGCCGGGCGGACAGCGGCCGGCCGGTGCCCCCTGCCGGGGCTGCCGGGGCTGCCGATGCGGGAGGCCGGGGCGGCTCGGGGTGCACGGCGTCCGCCGGGAGGTGCCGCTCCAGGCGTACGAGCGCGAGCGCGCACCCGGCGGCCGCGGCGGCGAGGACGCCCCAGGGCAGCCGGCCGTCGACCGCCGTCAGGGCGGTGAACAGGGACGGGGCGAGCGCCGTGGCCAGCGAGTACGACAGTTGGTAGGTGGCCAGGTAGCGCCCGCGGACCGCTTCGGGCGCGGCCGAGACGGACAGGGCCCCGGCGGAGGGGCTGTGCACGAGTTCGCCGAGGGTGTAGACCACGACGATGGCCAGCAGCGCGGCAGCGGTCGCGGACTGGCCGGGCCGGACCGTGCCGAGCACGGCCTGCCCGGCGAACGCGGCGGCGAAGAGCAGCGCGCCGAGCGCAGCCGAGCGGGTGCGGCGGGCGCCGGAGCGGCGGACCCGGGAGGCGACGAGGACGCCGGCGCCGGCGCACAGCGCGGTGTTGACGGTGAACGCGGCGCCGGTCAGCGAGTCCGGGCCGTGCAGCCACGTGGCGATGTACAGCGGGAACAGCACCGACAGGGCGGCGTAGCCGAGCGCGGCCAGGAAGTTCGCGGCGGTCAGCCCGAGGAAGGGCCGGTCGCGCAGCACCATCCGGTATCCGGCCGGGGTCCGGGCGGCCGCGGCGGCCGGGCCCGCGCCGGCGGCGGGGCGGACCCGCGTGACGAGGAGCCCGGCGAGGGCGAAGGCGAGCGCGTTGCCCCAAGCGGTGTGCGAGAAGGCGGCGGTGCCCCAGACCCCGAGCACTCCGGAGACGATCAGCGCGCCCGCGCCCATCCCGGCGTTCTGCAGGGCGCGCAGGGAGGCCTGGAGGCGGTCGCGGGCGGATCCGCGGGCCACCTCCCCGATCAGGGACTGCTGGACGACGGGGAAGGACCGGTCGGCCAGCGCGGTCAGGAGGGCGACCGCGGCGAAGGCGGCCGGGGAGTGGGCGAAGGGGTAGAGCGCGAATCCGGTCGCCCGTACCGCGTAGAGGAGGAGGTTGACGCGCTTGGCCCCGAACCGGTCGACGGCCGCGCCGGCCGCCGGCATGAAGGCGAGCCCGGCGAGCCCGGTGGCCGTCAGCACGAGGCCGACGACCGCGAAGGAGAGGCCGGTGACGTGGTGGAAGAAGACCAGGGAGAAGGGGACGTACATGCCGATCCCGACGGCGCTGATGCCGATCCCGGCGAGCAGCGGCCGCTCCCCCGGGAGCCGGTCCTGCCGTCTGCGCCGCCGCTGCCCCGCCTGCCCGCCTGCCATGGTTCCCCCCGAAAATAGATCGACAGCAAGTAGCTTACTTGCAAGCTACTTTCGGTCAAGCAACATTTTTGCGGGCGGTCGGCCCGACGGCCGATACTGCGGACATGAGCGAGGTCAGCAAGGACGCCGTCGACGCGATCATCGACCAGTGGGCCGCGGTGCGCCCGGACCTGGAGACGGCCCCCATGGCCCTCTTCGGCCGGATCTTCCGGATCGACCGGGCCATGGGCGACGCGATGGAGCGCGCGTACGCCCGGTACGGGCTCACCCGCGGGGAGTTCGACGTCGTGGGGACGCTGCGCCGCTCAGGCGAGCCCTACACGCTGTCGCCGCGGCAGCTCTCCGCCACGCTCATGCTGACCTCGGGCGGCATGACGGGCCGCCTGGACAAGCTGGAGAAGGCGGGGCTGCTGTGCCGCAGGCCCGACCCGCACGACCGGCGGGGGCTCCAGGTCACCATCACGGACCGGGGACTGGCCGTCGTCGACGAGGCCGTGGCGGCGGGCCTGGAGGTGCAGCGCGCGGCGCTGTCGGGCCTGGACGAGGAGGAGGCCGCTGTACTGACCGGCCTGCTCCGCAAGCTCCTGGCCGGCATCTGAGGGCGGCGGCCGGGGCGGCCCGGGCGCCGCGGAGCCCGTACGCGGGTACGCCGGAGCGCCGGAGGTCCGCACCGCCGCCGGGCGTCTCGCACCGGCAGGGGGACCTCCGGCGCCCCGGAAGCCTGCCGGGCAGCCCCGGCCCCGCAGGGGGCCGGTTCCGCCCGGCTGGTTCAGTTCGAGTCCGCTCAGCCCTGCTGCTGCTTGCGGGACTTGTCGCCGACCATCACGAGGCCCGCGATGGCCAGGAACAGGACCACCGGCAGCACGACGAACACGCCGAGGGTCTCGGCCAGGCTGATGCCCTGGCCCGGGTCGTCACCGTCGTCGCGGGTCAGCGCGAGCGCGGGAGACGTCATCAGCAGCATCATCAGCGTCGTTCCGGCCGTGACGGCGCCGGCGCGCAGGGCGTTCTTCTTGTCCACGGTGCAAACGTAGCGAACACCTAAACGGGGCGCGCGTCCGGGGGTGCCGTACGGGCGGGCCCGCCCTCCCGCAGGGCGTCCAGCAGGGCGTTCGCCCGCGCCGACGCGGCCAGCGCCTCCAGCGTGAGGGGCCGCCCGTCCGCGTCGGCGAGCGGCAGCCGCCAGTTGGGGTACTGGTCCCAGGTGCCGGGGAGGTTCTGCGGCCGCCGGTCGCCGACCGCGTCCGGGAGCCATACGCCGACCAGCCGGGCGGGGGTGCGCAGCAGGAACCCGTACAGGGCGGCGACGGCAGCCTCCTCGTCCTTGGTGTCGAAGCCCTCGTCCGCGAGCAGGTCCAGCCACTGCGCGGTGTCTGCGGCGTCCTCCGCCCGCTCACGCTCCACGGGGCGCGTCAGCAGCCCCAGCCGGTCGCGCAGCTCCACGTGCGCGCCGGCCAGCTTGGCGGCGGTGGGCGGCAGGTCGTGCGTGGTTGCCGTCGCCAGGCAGCCGGCCCGCCAGGCGTCGGCCGGGAGCGGGGCGCCGCCGCCCGTCCAGTCCCGTTCGAACCACAGCACGGAGGTGCCCAGCACACCGCGCCGGGCCAGGGCCCGGCGGACCTGCGGCTCGACCGTCCCGAGGTCCTCCCCGACGACCGGGGCGCCCGCCCGGTGCGCCTCCAGGACCAGCACCGCCAGCATCGCCTCGCCGTCGTACGCGACGTACGTGCCGTCGGCGGGCGGCGCACCCTCGGGGATCCACCAGAGCCGGAACAGGCCCATCACGTGGTCGATGCGGAGCGCGCCCGCGTACCGGAGCACCCCGCGCAGGAGCTCGCGGAACGGGGCGTACCCGGCGGCGGCGAGCAGGTCGGGCCGCCACGGCGGGAGGCCCCAGTCCTGGCCGCGGGGGTTGAAGGCGTCGGGCGGGGCGCCGGCGCTCGCGTTCCCTGCGTACAGGGGCTGCCCGGCGGCGTCCGAGCCGTCGGGGTGCACCCCGACGGCGAGGTCGTGGACGATGCCGACGGCCATGCCGGCCTCGCGCGCCGCCTGCTGGGCGGCGGTGAGCTGGGTGTCCGTCAGCCAGACGAGCCAGCGGTGGAAGTCGGCCGCGGCGGCGGGCGGGGCGCCTGCCGGGCCGCCGGTGCGGGCGGCGCACCAGGCGGCGTGGCGGTCGAGGGCCGCGCCGTGCACGGTGCGGAACTGCCGGTAGGCGGCATCCCGTTCGGGGGTGCGGGGGGCGGCGTACAGCAGCTCCAGAGCGGCGCGCTTGAGCTCCCAGACGGCGTCCCGGTCGATGAGGGCACCCTTCTCCAGGACGGCGCGGCGCAGTGCGGCGCCGCGGGCGGCGAGTGCGGCCAGGGCCTCCTGGTCGGGGCAGGCGGCGTACTCGGGGAGGTCCTCGATCCGCAGGTGGACGGGGTCGGGGAAGCGGCGCGTGGCCGGCCGGTACGGGGAGGGGTCGGTGGGGCTGCCGGGGACGGCCGCGTGCAGCGGGTTGACCTGGACGAAGCCGGCGCCGTGGGTGCGGCCGGCCCAGCGGGCGAGCGCGGCGAGGTCCCCGAGGTCGCCCATGCCCCAGGAGCGTTCGGAGAGCAGGGAGTACAGCTGGACGAGCAGCCCGTGGGCGCGCTCCGGCACGGCGGGTGCCCGCTCGGGGGCGACGATCAGCGTCGCGGCGGCGGTGCGGCCGTCGGGCGCCTCGGCGCGCACCCGGTGCACGCCGAGCGGCGGCAGGACCGCGGGGTCCCAGTCGTACGGGCCGGCGGAGCCGGCCGCGGCCGCCCCGCCCTCCGCGGGGACACCGCCCTCGGCGGCCCCCTCGGGCTCCAGTCGGGTCCGGGTCCCACGGGGCAGCCCCGCCAGCTCACGGGGCGCCGCCGATCCGGCCCACCAGACGAGGACGGGCGGCAGCAGCCGCTCGGCGGCGTCCCGCTCGGCCGCGGCGAGCGCCTCCCGCACCTGCTCGGGGGTGCCGGCGGGCACACCCAGCAGGCCGAGGACCGCGACGACCGTCTCGCGCGGCACGTCGACGGTGACGCCCTCAGCGGGCCGGTAGTCGGTGGCGACGCCGTGCAGGGCCGCGAGCCGGGCGAGTTCGTCCATGGAGGTCACCGGTGTCCCTGTGGTCGGCCGCCGGCGGCGGCCGCCGCGGCGGGGGTGGTGGGCCCGCCGGGCGGGGCGGTGGGGGCGGCGCCGGCCGGCGTAGCGGATTCCACGGTTCTGCCTTCCCGTTGCTGCGGGCGGATGGTGAGGGTGGGTCAGCGATCCGTCGCGCGGCGCGGCTCGACACCGCAGCCATACCCAGCGGACGGCCCGGCATTCCTGGCGGTTCCGGGTCAGATCACCCGCTCGCATTGACACTCCGGCCGCACGGGTGGTGGGCTCGGGCTCATTCGTACGAGCGCCGGCGAACTCGGGACGGGGAGGCTTCGTGCAGCTCAGGGGCAGGAAGCGGAACACTGCCGTGGCCATCGCCGTCATCGGCACGCTGCTCGGCGGCGCCGTGGCGGCCGAGCACCAGGGGCTGCTGTCGACGGCCGGCGCGCCCTCCCCCGACCAGGCCGGCAGCGGGGCCAAGGGCGCACCCGGAGCGGCGGCCGGAGCCCCGGCGGGGAACCAGCCCGGGCCGCTGCTCGACCCGGGCGCCGTCGCCCCCCGCAGCCCCGCCGAGGGGCCCGGCGTGTGGCCGCGCCCGCAGTCCATGGCCGCCGACGCGGCGCGCGAGGTGCCGCTCGGCGAGCAGGCCGTTCTGGTCGCCGCGCCCGACGCCGACCCCTACGCCGTCGGCGTGGTGCGCACGGCGCTGCGCGCCGCGGGCGTGCGCGTCCTGCACGAGCCCGCACCCGGCGCGCCGCTCCCCGCGGCCGGGACCGTCGTACGGCTCGACGGGCGCGGCGCCGAGGAGG
Coding sequences within:
- a CDS encoding DMT family transporter, encoding MAVTDRTRTTPPPPACAARAARPLRDAAARAAGPGVLLALAATVVWSGSFVATRGMADTVPPVQAVFWRWIIAAAAVAPFAARQAWRQRHLIRRHLAHTALASLFGVALYNTLVHQAGLTTSAANMGMIMAASPVVMALYARAGGERLGPRRTAGLLTALAGVLLLVGDGFPIPRFGAGDLWMLAAALSFATYSALLRRAPAELGGLAFLLTTFVLGALMLAPAYAVSLHLQGGFTPTPGTAGMLLYVGVMSSAVAFLAWNKAVTLIGPARAGAVYHLQPVCAAGLGLLLLGERTGPAELLCMALILGGVAMGARR
- a CDS encoding LysR family transcriptional regulator, whose product is MTEWDIKKLRILRTLAEQGTVTATAGTLHLTPSAVSQQLAGLARQLGVPLLEARGRRVRLTDAARLVLRHADAVFAQLERADADLAGYLAGDTGEVRIGAFSTAVPALVVPAVAILRETRPGLEVRVRETEAGESYELLSAGAVDLALSLAAHAPTARDTRFSRMVLLEDPLDVALPRDHPLADAPDLRLADLSGEPWIYGGSGPWQEIARTACEAAGFVPEQAHTAAGWTAILAMVEAGMGVALVPRMVSGRAGGVAVRVLARDRPTRHVIAATRRGAEASPAVARALDALREAAARRASADPA
- a CDS encoding aspartate-semialdehyde dehydrogenase, whose protein sequence is MRVGIVGATGQVGGVMLSILAERKFPVDELRLFASARSAGSTLEWQGREITVEDAATADYSGLDIVLFSAGGATSKALAEKVASQGAVVIDNSSAWRRDPEVPLVVSEVNPHAVANRPKGIIANPNCTTMAAMPVLRPLHDEAGLEALIATTYQAVSGSGLAGVAELDGQVKQVAERAAELAHDGGAVDFPEPGVYKRPIAFNVLPLAGSIVDDGSFETDEEQKLRNESRKILEIPDLKVSGTCVRVPVFSGHSLQVNARFARPISVERAYELLKDAPGVELSEIPTPLQAAGRDASYVGRIRVDETVEHGLALFLSGDNLRKGAALNAVQIAELVAEELGRS
- a CDS encoding EamA family transporter is translated as MNRPATLALTALAPVSWGSTYAVATELLPPDRPLFTAAMRALPAGLLLTALSRTLPSGSWWWKSAVLGTLNIGAFFPLLFLSAYRLPGGVAAVLGSAGPLFVVGLAAVLLGERAELRTVLAAIAAAFGVGMVVLTAQARLDALGIAAGVVSSASMAAGTVMTKRWGRPAGVGPLAATGWQLTAGGLAIAPLAALAEGAPPALDGRALLGYGYMMLVNTGIAYWLWFRGMGQLSATSVTLLGPLSPLTAAAIGWAVLGQDLTPVQLAGMALAFGATVAGQIFAARASARAGGSFSSAEKNGRNFSMDLMNRPVRR
- the pepN gene encoding aminopeptidase N: MPGTNLTREEAQQRAKLLSVDSYEIDLDLSGAQEGGTYPSVTTVRFQSAEAGAETFIDLVAPAVHEVVLNGKSLDVAAVFRDSRIRLPHLLQGANELKVVADCAYTNTGEGLHRFVDPVDQQAYLYTQFEVPDARRVFASFEQPDLKATFQFTVTAPEGWTVVSNSPTPDAADVKDNVWRFAPTPRISTYITALVAGPYHAVHSTYEGPDGQVVPLGIYCRPSLAEFLDADAIFDVTRQGFDWFQEKFAYDYPFAKYDQLFVPEFNAGAMENAGAVTIRDQYVFRSKVTDAAYEVRAETILHELAHMWFGDLVTMEWWNDLWLNESFATYTSIACQAYAEGSKWPHAWTTFANSMKTWAYRQDQLPSTHPIMADIRDLDDVLVNFDGITYAKGASVLKQLVAYVGMEAFFKGVQAYFKAHAFANTRLSDLLGALEETSGRDLAAWSKAWLETAGINVLRPRIETGADGVITSFAVSQEAPALPAGAQGEPTLRPHRIAIGLYDLDGGRLVRTDRIELDVDGALTEVPELVGRARPAVVLLNDDDLSYAKVRLDEVSLANVTAHLGDFTDSLPRALCWASAWDMTRDGELATRDYLALVLSGIGKESDIGVVQSLHRQVKLALDLYADPAWREEGLAAWTEAALEHLRAAEPGSDHQLAWARAFAATARTEEQLTYLKALLDGVAEIEGLAVDTELRWAFLERLAATGVSDEAAIAAELERDPTAAGERHAATARAARPTAEAKAAAWASVVESGDLPNAVQEAVIGGFVQADQRELLAPYTEKYFAAVKGVWDSRSHEIAQQVAVGLYPSLQVSQGTLDATDAWLAAAGPNAALRRLVSESRSGVERALKAQAADAAAGRA